The Candidatus Hydrogenedentota bacterium genome has a segment encoding these proteins:
- a CDS encoding 3-deoxy-7-phosphoheptulonate synthase produces MQGEHTKRLLEQIHDAHVGEFLPLIPPKEVKQTLPTSSRAHDTVMTGRDTVARILLGEDTRILVVAGPCSIHDAGMALEYAKRLYQAHLRFARRLFIVMRTYFEKPRTTTGWKGFINDPDLDGSYKIEDGLRKARRILLDIADIGLPTATEVLDPIVPQYVADLITWASIGARTTESQTHREIASGLSMPVGFKNSTNGNLQVAINALLSARQSHHFLGIDQEGKTCVVRTLGNPWGHLILRGGAGHPNCDRVSVALAEEQLRAAGLEPRIMVDCSHDNSTKRYELQEKVLRDVVHQRTEGTTSLIGLMLESNLNPGSQSIPKDKARLKYGVSVTDPCMGWDMTEACLQYAHDQLAKT; encoded by the coding sequence ATGCAAGGCGAACACACAAAACGACTCCTCGAGCAGATTCACGACGCCCACGTGGGAGAGTTTCTGCCGCTTATTCCTCCTAAGGAGGTCAAGCAGACCCTTCCAACAAGCAGCCGGGCGCACGACACGGTGATGACAGGCCGCGATACCGTGGCGCGCATTCTGTTGGGCGAAGACACGCGTATCCTCGTAGTTGCAGGCCCTTGCTCCATTCATGACGCCGGCATGGCGCTGGAATATGCAAAACGTCTGTACCAGGCTCATCTTCGGTTTGCACGGCGCCTCTTCATCGTGATGCGCACCTATTTCGAAAAACCGCGGACGACCACCGGATGGAAAGGGTTTATCAACGATCCCGACCTCGACGGCAGCTACAAGATCGAGGACGGGCTGCGCAAGGCGCGCCGCATTCTGCTTGACATCGCCGATATCGGTCTTCCGACGGCCACCGAGGTCCTCGACCCCATTGTGCCTCAGTATGTGGCCGACCTCATCACATGGGCATCAATCGGAGCAAGAACCACGGAATCACAGACTCATCGGGAGATTGCCAGCGGCCTCTCCATGCCCGTAGGGTTCAAGAACAGCACGAATGGGAACCTCCAGGTGGCGATAAATGCGTTGCTTTCCGCCCGCCAATCGCATCATTTCCTCGGTATTGACCAGGAAGGCAAGACGTGCGTCGTACGTACCCTCGGAAACCCGTGGGGCCACCTGATATTGCGCGGAGGCGCCGGACACCCTAATTGCGACCGCGTAAGCGTGGCACTGGCGGAAGAACAGCTCCGCGCTGCGGGCCTGGAACCCCGTATCATGGTCGATTGCAGCCACGATAACAGCACCAAGCGTTACGAACTCCAGGAGAAGGTCCTTCGCGATGTGGTGCATCAGCGTACCGAGGGCACGACGTCCCTGATAGGCCTCATGCTCGAAAGCAACCTGAATCCCGGCAGCCAATCCATCCCGAAGGACAAGGCTCGGCTCAAATACGGCGTCAGCGTAACGGACCCGTGCATGGGATGGGACATGACGGAAGCGTGCCTGCAATACGCGCACGACCAGCTCGCCAAAACCTGA
- a CDS encoding lysophospholipase, which translates to MTNTGSFTTTGGLRLYTRAWLPSNTPAAHVILIHGYGDHCGRYERFARALNDASLAVHSYDQRGFGRSQGKRGYVGRFNDLLADLDRFLQVVEPDVHGKPVFMLGQSFGGLITVRYAETRQPGFSGLVLCSPFLGFSETIPKPLLQLGKYIARVAPWMPVSKVEAKGLSRRPEVVAAADQDPLGYHGTVRARTGAEMQKAVEDAFNDISRLSLPLYIVHGDADSIVPVSGSQRLYAQCASTDKTLRVFPGGYHELWQDLDEETMVTGVREWLRQRL; encoded by the coding sequence ATGACGAATACCGGCTCGTTCACGACAACCGGCGGCCTGCGTCTTTACACCCGCGCCTGGCTGCCATCGAACACGCCTGCCGCCCATGTGATCCTCATTCATGGCTACGGCGATCACTGCGGCCGGTACGAGCGCTTTGCCCGCGCCCTCAACGATGCATCGTTAGCCGTGCACAGCTACGATCAACGCGGGTTCGGGCGCTCGCAAGGGAAACGCGGGTATGTCGGGCGTTTTAACGATCTCCTGGCCGACCTCGACCGTTTCCTGCAGGTGGTCGAGCCGGATGTTCACGGGAAACCGGTGTTTATGCTGGGCCAGAGTTTCGGAGGCCTTATCACTGTTCGATATGCCGAGACGCGCCAGCCCGGTTTTTCTGGGCTCGTCCTGTGCAGCCCCTTTCTGGGCTTTTCCGAAACCATCCCGAAGCCCCTGTTGCAGCTCGGCAAATACATTGCCAGGGTGGCGCCGTGGATGCCTGTAAGCAAAGTGGAGGCGAAGGGTCTGTCTCGCCGGCCTGAGGTGGTGGCCGCCGCCGATCAAGATCCTCTGGGCTACCACGGAACCGTACGCGCACGCACGGGAGCCGAGATGCAGAAAGCCGTCGAGGACGCCTTCAACGATATCTCACGCCTTTCCCTGCCGCTGTACATCGTGCATGGCGATGCAGACAGCATCGTCCCGGTTTCCGGAAGCCAGCGACTCTATGCTCAATGCGCGTCAACGGACAAAACCCTGCGCGTGTTCCCCGGGGGATACCATGAATTGTGGCAGGATCTCGACGAAGAGACCATGGTTACCGGCGTGCGCGAATGGCTCCGCCAGAGGTTGTGA